The Brachyhypopomus gauderio isolate BG-103 chromosome 2, BGAUD_0.2, whole genome shotgun sequence genome contains a region encoding:
- the depdc7a gene encoding DEP domain-containing protein 7 isoform X1 gives MHKPPDNGMAGKPFRATFIWSSIITNLQSQVEVKRRRHNLKSYPDCFLGSEAVDVVLAHIIQSKFCGDEDVPRTKAVRLCQALMDSRVFEGVDTKVFGKEKRQAKFEDSSCSLYRFLNVPSPTKDMTESGCSSPWTSKPSKREEEQEYPNISPVKTDKSLEDVLGNLNSNTSITPQLINLGLSQELVDEIWQQQTTLRLLQLIELPLLESLLEGKESPRPPLHGMDSDPDLLYTSNYVDREILKAFSEAQADDWLSAAVDCLEFLPDQMVVEVSRRLARCAEDTSQYKQLLYDVLVQHYGKTEHPPLLSNHVFDIHTGISELLVNGKQSQALEALQLCLKLQDSRSREELRRLLRFMALASRPRELKLHKEVENRMAVKRSFSSAIVYSAKLAKGKVDLLLLFMIDHHLDLFKIPVSLHKLVGDKLASIIKGKDPDVMVGTTYCRRLTGSAYMETVQKTTKEELWTLLRTIQENSRLSVKEKRRLLGQFYKGHPEIFVQYFGNQIVSAYL, from the exons ATGCACAAACCTCCAG ATAACGGGATGGCCGGGAAGCCGTTCCGGGCCACGTTCATCTGGAGTAGCATCATCACCAACCTCCAGTCGCAGGTGGAGGTCAAGAGGCGACGGCACAACCTCAAGTCCTACCCTGACTGCTTCCTGGGCTCTGAGGCAGTGGACGTGGTGTTGGCCCATATCATCCAGAGCAAGTTCTGCGGCGATGAGGACGTGCCCCGCACCAAAGCTGTGCGTCTCTGCCAGGCGCTCATGGACTCGCGGGTGTTTGAAGGGGTGGACACGAAGGTCTTCGGGAAAGAGAAGAGGCAGGCCAAATTTGAAGACAGCAGCTGCAGCTTGTACAGGTTCCTCAATGTGCCGAGTCCTACCAAAGACATGACGGAAAGTGGGTGCAGCTCACCTTGGACTAGTAAACCTTCTAAAAG GGAAGAAGAACAGGAATATCCAAACATCTCACCAGTGAAAACGGATAAATCCCTGGAGGACGTTTTAGGGAACCTAAATTCAAATACATCCATCACACCCCAGCTGATTAATCTGGGCCTATCACAGGAGT TGGTGGACGAGATCTGGCAGCAGCAGACAACGCTGAGACTGCTGCAGCTGATTGAGCTGCCCTTGCTGGAGAGCCTTCTAGAAGGCAAAGAAAGCCCACGCCCTCCTCTCCATGGGATGGACAGTGACCCAGACCTCCTCTACACCAGCAACTATGTAGACCGGGAGATCCTCAAAGCATTCAGTGAAGCTCA ggctgATGATTGGCTGTCAGCAGCTGTGGACTGTCTGGAGTTCCTGCCTGAtcagatggtggtggaggtgagccgGAGGTTGGCCCGGTGTGCAGAGGACACGTCTCAGTACAAGCAGCTCCTGTACGACGTCCTCGTCCAGCACTACGGCAAGACGGAGCACCCGCCTCTGCTCAGCAACCATGTCTTCGATATCCACACTGGCATCTCGGAGCTGCTTG ttaaCGGGAAGCAGAGCCAGGCCTTGGAGGCCCTGCAGCTGTGTCTCAAGCTTCAGGACTCGCGGAGCAGAGAGGAGCTACGCAGACTTCTGCGCTTCATGGCTCTCGCGTCCCGCCCACGTGAGCTCAAACTACACAAAGAG GTGGAGAACAGGATGGCGGTGAAGAGATCCTTCTCCAGCGCTATAGTGTACAGTGCCAAACTGGCCAAGGGGAAAGTGGATCTTCTGCTGCTGTTCATGATAGACCATCACTTGGACCTCTTCAAG ATCCCTGTATCATTGCACAAACTTGTTGGAGACAAACTGGCCAGCATTATCAAGGGGAAAGATCCAGACGTCATGGTCG GCACTACTTACTGCAGACGCCTCACCGGAAGCGCTTATATGGAGACTGTCCAGAAAACCACAAAAGAGGAGCTGTGGACTTTACTCAGGACAATTCAAGAGAACTCCAGACTCTCGGTAAAAGAAAAGAGACGCCTGCTCGGACAGTTCTACAAAGGGCATCCTGAAATATTTGTGCAATATTTTGGAAACCAAATAGTCAGTGCTTATTTGTAA
- the depdc7a gene encoding DEP domain-containing protein 7 isoform X2, which translates to MAGKPFRATFIWSSIITNLQSQVEVKRRRHNLKSYPDCFLGSEAVDVVLAHIIQSKFCGDEDVPRTKAVRLCQALMDSRVFEGVDTKVFGKEKRQAKFEDSSCSLYRFLNVPSPTKDMTESGCSSPWTSKPSKREEEQEYPNISPVKTDKSLEDVLGNLNSNTSITPQLINLGLSQELVDEIWQQQTTLRLLQLIELPLLESLLEGKESPRPPLHGMDSDPDLLYTSNYVDREILKAFSEAQADDWLSAAVDCLEFLPDQMVVEVSRRLARCAEDTSQYKQLLYDVLVQHYGKTEHPPLLSNHVFDIHTGISELLVNGKQSQALEALQLCLKLQDSRSREELRRLLRFMALASRPRELKLHKEVENRMAVKRSFSSAIVYSAKLAKGKVDLLLLFMIDHHLDLFKIPVSLHKLVGDKLASIIKGKDPDVMVGTTYCRRLTGSAYMETVQKTTKEELWTLLRTIQENSRLSVKEKRRLLGQFYKGHPEIFVQYFGNQIVSAYL; encoded by the exons ATGGCCGGGAAGCCGTTCCGGGCCACGTTCATCTGGAGTAGCATCATCACCAACCTCCAGTCGCAGGTGGAGGTCAAGAGGCGACGGCACAACCTCAAGTCCTACCCTGACTGCTTCCTGGGCTCTGAGGCAGTGGACGTGGTGTTGGCCCATATCATCCAGAGCAAGTTCTGCGGCGATGAGGACGTGCCCCGCACCAAAGCTGTGCGTCTCTGCCAGGCGCTCATGGACTCGCGGGTGTTTGAAGGGGTGGACACGAAGGTCTTCGGGAAAGAGAAGAGGCAGGCCAAATTTGAAGACAGCAGCTGCAGCTTGTACAGGTTCCTCAATGTGCCGAGTCCTACCAAAGACATGACGGAAAGTGGGTGCAGCTCACCTTGGACTAGTAAACCTTCTAAAAG GGAAGAAGAACAGGAATATCCAAACATCTCACCAGTGAAAACGGATAAATCCCTGGAGGACGTTTTAGGGAACCTAAATTCAAATACATCCATCACACCCCAGCTGATTAATCTGGGCCTATCACAGGAGT TGGTGGACGAGATCTGGCAGCAGCAGACAACGCTGAGACTGCTGCAGCTGATTGAGCTGCCCTTGCTGGAGAGCCTTCTAGAAGGCAAAGAAAGCCCACGCCCTCCTCTCCATGGGATGGACAGTGACCCAGACCTCCTCTACACCAGCAACTATGTAGACCGGGAGATCCTCAAAGCATTCAGTGAAGCTCA ggctgATGATTGGCTGTCAGCAGCTGTGGACTGTCTGGAGTTCCTGCCTGAtcagatggtggtggaggtgagccgGAGGTTGGCCCGGTGTGCAGAGGACACGTCTCAGTACAAGCAGCTCCTGTACGACGTCCTCGTCCAGCACTACGGCAAGACGGAGCACCCGCCTCTGCTCAGCAACCATGTCTTCGATATCCACACTGGCATCTCGGAGCTGCTTG ttaaCGGGAAGCAGAGCCAGGCCTTGGAGGCCCTGCAGCTGTGTCTCAAGCTTCAGGACTCGCGGAGCAGAGAGGAGCTACGCAGACTTCTGCGCTTCATGGCTCTCGCGTCCCGCCCACGTGAGCTCAAACTACACAAAGAG GTGGAGAACAGGATGGCGGTGAAGAGATCCTTCTCCAGCGCTATAGTGTACAGTGCCAAACTGGCCAAGGGGAAAGTGGATCTTCTGCTGCTGTTCATGATAGACCATCACTTGGACCTCTTCAAG ATCCCTGTATCATTGCACAAACTTGTTGGAGACAAACTGGCCAGCATTATCAAGGGGAAAGATCCAGACGTCATGGTCG GCACTACTTACTGCAGACGCCTCACCGGAAGCGCTTATATGGAGACTGTCCAGAAAACCACAAAAGAGGAGCTGTGGACTTTACTCAGGACAATTCAAGAGAACTCCAGACTCTCGGTAAAAGAAAAGAGACGCCTGCTCGGACAGTTCTACAAAGGGCATCCTGAAATATTTGTGCAATATTTTGGAAACCAAATAGTCAGTGCTTATTTGTAA